One genomic region from Pagrus major chromosome 24, Pma_NU_1.0 encodes:
- the LOC141020358 gene encoding SH3 domain-binding protein 4-A-like, giving the protein MAAHRIIRVTNNNHILPRCKSEGTLIDLSEGVTGASLNDVKVPSPSALRLDTSASYETAQEVVAIKDYCPSSFTTLKFSKGDHLYVLDTSGGEWWYAHNNTEMGYIPAAYVQPVNFRNSSLSDSGMIDSLGEGYEDGSKEFGGLGEWTGMSLRPSTLYNNSPFSVNPFICPLDQNCKDIGGRNSADLIMFDALASPSSCSNFNTGAIMSNGFSTCHINSTTPTSPNQEVVPNLHRDNPFFRSKRSHSLSELSVLQAQSNPTLPSSGFFTGLKAPAPEQFQSREDFRTAWLNHRKLARSCHDLDSLGQSPGWGQTQPVETNIVCRLDSNGGVVQLPETHISAHIPEGHISHGDHQQISMKALLDPPLELNSDRCSTVSPVVEIKLSNMETKSFITLEMKVLVTVKKESCQTAEVLCVRSDCKDGPYTPIPNAYIYKDTVQVQLDSLEPCMYVAVVVQSQYITHNTTVWDHVQRKVTLGVYGPKHIHPSFKTVVAMFGHDCAPKTLLVSEVGRQASSTPPVALQLWGKHQFMLGFPQDLQVGLYSNMSNYQVKASEGAGMIRGFQVKLGKVSRLLYMISSHNPNNISDFTLRVQVKDALDCILTQFCVQTPPPPPKSGARITGQRRFLKKKEVDKIVLSPLAVTSKYPKFQDRCITNLKFGKLIKTVIRQHKSTYLLEYKKGDVIALLSEEKIKLRGQLRTKEWYIGYYQGKVGLVHAKNVLVLGKVKPIYWCGPDLTTTMLLEQILKPCKFLTYIYATVRTVLMENVGNWRAFADALGYGNLPLNYFCRTELDNEPEKVASVLEKLKEESTNMESKERKSFQRELMMALLKMDCQGLVARLVLDFVLLTTAVEVASRWRELADKLARVSRQQMEAYEAPHRDKNGLLDNECMWKPAYDFLLTWAAHVGDSYRDVIQELHLGLDKMRNPITKRWKHLTGTLILVNCLDTLRSAAFCPTGYGDFAV; this is encoded by the exons ATGGCTGCCCATCGAATCATCAGAGtgaccaacaacaaccacatccTCCCTCGCTGTAAGTCTGAGGGGACGCTCATCGACCTCAGCGAAGGCGTCACAGGAGCCAGTCTCAACGATGTCAAAG TGCCTTCTCCCAGTGCCTTAAGGCTGGACACTTCAGCCTCCTATGAAACTGCACAGGAAGTGGTTGCCATAAAGGATTATTGCCCGAGCAGCTTCACCACACTGAAGTTCTCCAAAGGTGATCACCTCTACGTGCTGGACACATCAGGTGGGGAGTGGTGGTACGCCCACAACAACACGGAGATGGGCTACATCCCGGCCGCTTACGTCCAGCCGGTCAACTTCAGGAACTCCTCGCTTAGCGACAGTGGGATGATTGACAGTCTTGGGGAAGGGTACGAGGATGGGTCGAAGGAGTTTGGAGGTTTGGGGGAGTGGACGGGGATGAGCCTCAGGCCCTCCACACTTTACAACAACAGTCCTTTTTCTGTGAACCCCTTCATCTGTCCGTTAGATCAAAACTGCAAAGATATAGGTGGGAGGAACTCAGCAGATCTTATCATGTTTGATGCGTTGGCATCTCCGTCGTCTTGCTCCAACTTTAACACCGGTGCAATCATGAGCAATGGGTTCAGCACCTGCCACATTAACAGTACCACCCCCACCAGCCCAAACCAAGAGGTTGTACCAAACCTCCACAGGGATAACCCGTTTTTCAGGAGTAAACGTTCCCACAGTCTCTCAGAACTCTCAGTCCTACAGGCGCAGTCGAACCCAACCTTACCCTCTTCGGGATTCTTCACAGGCCTTAAGGCTCCTGCTCCGGAGCAGTTTCAGAGCAGGGAGGACTTCAGGACTGCTTGGTTAAACCACAGAAAGCTAGCCAGGTCTTGCCATGACCTTGACTCCCTTGGCCAGAGTCCTGGATGGGGTCAGACGCAGCCAGTGGAGACCAACATCGTGTGCAGGTTGGACAGTAATGGAGGAGTTGTTCAGCTCCCGGAAACCCACATCAGCGCTCACATCCCTGAAGGCCACATCAGCCATGGAGACCACCAGCAGATCTCCATGAAAGCCTTACTAGACCCTCCTCTGGAGCTCAACAGTGACCGCTGCTCCACCGTCAGCCCTGTGGTGGAGATCAAGCTCAGCAACATGGAGACCAAGTCTTTCATCACATTGGAGATGAAGGTGTTGGTAACTGTGAAGAAGGAGAGTTGTCAGACTGCGGAGGTGCTTTGCGTTCGAAGCGACTGCAAAGACGGACCTTACACGCCAATCCCGAATGCTTACATTTACAAGGATACAGTCCAGGTGCAGTTGGACAGTCTGGAGCCTTGTATGTATGTGGCTGTGGTGGTTCAGTCACAGTATATCACCCACAATACAACAGTTTGGGATCACGTGCAGAGGAAAGTTACACTAGGCGTTTACGGACCCAAGCACATCCACCCTTCCTTCAAGACAGTCGTGGCCATGTTTGGGCATGATTGTGCCCCCAAGACCTTGTTGGTAAGCGAGGTGGGCCGGCAGGCGAGCTCCACCCCGCCGGTGGCCCTCCAGCTGTGGGGGAAGCACCAGTTCATGCTGGGGTTCCCTCAGGACCTCCAGGTGGGATTATACTCCAACATGTCCAACTACCAGGTGAAGGCAAGCGAGGGTGCTGGGATGATTCGGGGATTTCAGGTGAAACTGGGTAAAGTCAGCAGGCTGCTGTACATGATCTCATCACACAACCCCAACAACATCTCAGACTTCACTCTCAGGGTTCAAGTCAAGGATGCTCTGGACTGTATCCTCACACAGTTCTGCGTCCAAACTCCGCCGCCGCCACCTAAAAGTGGAGCGAGGATAACCGGTCAGAGGAGgtttctgaaaaagaaagaggtggATAAGATTGTCCTCTCGCCACTTGCTGTCACCTCCAAATACCCAAAGTTTCAGGACCGGTGCATTACCAATCTTAAATTTGGCAAGTTGATCAAAACGGTGATTAGGCAGCACAAGAGCACTTATCTTTTGGAGTACAAAAAGGGGGATGTAATTGCTCTGCTGAGCGAGGAGAAAATCAAACTTCGAGGGCAACTGCGGACCAAAGAGTGGTACATTGGATACTATCAGGGAAAGGTCGGCCTCGTCCATGCCAAGAACGTTTTAGTTCTGGGTAAGGTCAAGCCCATTTATTGGTGTGGACCGGACCTAACGACCACGATGCTGCTGGAGCAGATCCTGAAGCCTTGCAAATTTCTTACATACATTTACGCAACCGTGCGGACGGTTTTAATGGAAAATGTGGGCAACTGGAGGGCGTTTGCAGATGCCCTCGGGTACGGGAATTTGCCTCTGAATTATTTTTGCCGGACCGAGCTGGACAATGAGCCCGAGAAGGTGGCGTCGGTTCTGGAGAAACTCAAAGAGGAGTCTACGAACATGGAGAGCAAGGAGAGGAAGTCCTTCCAGAGGGAACTCATGATG GCGCTGTTGAAGATGGACTGCCAGGGTCTGGTTGCCAGGCTGGTGCTGGACTTCGTCTTGTTGACCACGGCGGTGGAGGTGGCGTCGCGGTGGAGGGAGCTGGCCGACAAACTCGCTCGAGTGTCCAGGCAGCAGATGGAGGCTTACGAGGCGCCGCACCGCGACAAGAACGGCCTGTTGGACAACGAG TGCATGTGGAAGCCGGCCTACGACTTCCTCCTGACCTGGGCCGCCCACGTGGGGGACAGCTACCGGGACGTGATCCAGGAGCTCCACCTCGGCCTGGACAAGATGAGGAACCCCATCACCAAGAGGTGGAAGCACCTGACCGGCACGCTCATCCTCGTCAACTGCCTCGATACCCTCCGCAGCGCCGCCTTCTGTCCCACGGGGTACGGAGACTTCGCTGTGTGA